Proteins encoded by one window of Acinonyx jubatus isolate Ajub_Pintada_27869175 chromosome X, VMU_Ajub_asm_v1.0, whole genome shotgun sequence:
- the LOC106981562 gene encoding olfactory receptor 1052-like — MENSSMVTDFILLGLTDNPQLGVLLFGVLLIVYTVTMLGNLGLVILIRVSPCLHTPMYFFLSNLSLLDVCFSSITIPKTLANLLSKLQAVSFLGCVTQMGLFVIFASAECNLLASMAYDRYTAICHPLLYHVTMSRVRCLLLVAGCYFGGLVNMVSVTASITQLSFCQPRVLPHFFCDIPPLLALACSDPWITQILVVGCGGFTLVTSIVVILVSYISVLMTILGIPSASSKQKAFSTCASHMTAVGLYYGTTMYTYLQPSQRGSQVGNQMVSVFYTMVIPMLNPLIYSLRNQEVKAALWKILKQSP; from the coding sequence ATGGAGAATTCATCCATGGTGACGGACTTCATTCTTCTTGGCTTGACAGACAACCCTCAGCTTGGAGTGCTGCTATTTGGAGTCTTACTTATTGTTTATACTGTCACTATGTTGGGGAATCTAGGCCTGGTGATCCTGATCAGAGTCAGTCCCTGCCTTCATACTCCCATGTACTTTTTTCTCTCTAATCTGTCCCTTCTTGATGTCTGTTTCTCTTCCATCACGATCCCAAAGACTTTAGCAAATTTGCTATCTAAGTTGCAGGCTGTTTCTTTCCTTGGATGTGTGACTCAAATGGGCTTGTTCGTTATCTTTGCCTCTGCTGAATGCAATCTTTTGGCTTCCATGGCCTATGACCGATACACTGCCATCTGTCACCCATTGCTCTACCATGTCACGATGTCTAGAGTCCGTTGTCTCCTCTTGGTAGCAGGATGCTACTTTGGGGGGTTAGTTAACATGGTTTCTGTGACAGCTTCCATCACACAACTGTCATTCTGCCAACCACGTGTCCTTCCCCACTTCTTCTGTGACATCCCTCCACTGTTGGCACTGGCTTGCTCAGACCCCTGGATCACGCAGATACTGGTTGTTGGCTGTGGGGGATTCACCCTGGTCACCTCCATTGTGGTGATCCTTGTCTCCTACATTTCTGTCCTAATGACTATCCTGGGAATTCCTTCAGCTTCCAGCAAACAAAAAGCTTTCTCTACCTGTGCTTCCCACATGACTGCTGTTGGCCTGTACTATGGAACAACTATGTACACTTACTTGCAGCCCTCACAACGTGGATCCCAAGTAGGAAATCAGATGGTTTCAGTGTTTTATACAATGGTGATCCCCATGTTAAATCCTCTCATCTACAGCTTGAGAAACCAGGAAGTAAAAGCTGCCTTATGGAAAATATTGAAGCAGAGTCCCTAa
- the LOC106981561 gene encoding olfactory receptor 1D2-like: MHQGNQSISKFFLLGLTVGSEQQKLIFMLFLCMYLVTMVGNLLIILAIINDAHLHSPMYFFLANLSFNDICFTTTTIPKMLADIPSQSPTISFAGCLTQMYFFMLLVDLDNFLLAAMAYDRYVAICHPLHYAALLNPKRCALLVVTPWVISNLVSILHLTLFKRLHLKSYILCEFFHNSPISLGTIIPFSPLGPCSTLFCHCIIYHNKL, translated from the coding sequence ATGCACCAAGGAAACCAAAGTATCTCCAAATTCTTCCTCCTGGGACTCACTGTGGGGTCTGAACAGCAGAAGCTCATCTTTATGCTGTTTCTGTGCATGTATCTGGTCACCATGGTAGGAAACTTACTTATCATCCTGGCTATTATCAATGATGCTCACCTTCATagccccatgtacttcttccttgccaatctaTCCTTCAATGACATCTGCTTCACAACCACCACAATCCCCAAAATGTTGGCAGACATCCCAAGCCAAAGCCCAACCATCTCCTTTGCAGGATGCCTCACACAAATGTACTTTTTTATGTTGCTGGTGGACCTGGACAATTTCCTTTTGGCAGCCATGGCATATGACCGGTACGTTGCCATCTGTCACCCATTACACTATGCTGCATTACTGAACCCCAAGCGTTGTGCCCTGTTGGTAGTGACTCCATGGGTCATCTCCAATCTTGTCTCAATACTGCAtttgacactttttaaaagactccACCTCAAGTCTTACATTCTGTGTGAATTCTTTCATAATTCTCCCATCTCTTTAGGTACAAttattcccttttctcctctaGGCCCCTGCAGCACTTTATTTTGTCATTGTATCATTTATCACAATAAATTATAA